The window GTCAACATCAGCAAAGAGAACGCGCCTTCCAGTTGGGAGAGCGCGTCGAGAATCTGGTCAGTTTGTTTGCGCCGGCGGCTCTGGGCGATCAGGTGGAGGATGATCTCGCTGTCGCTGGACGTTTGGAAGATGGTACCACGCTCGCTAAAAGAGCGCCATAATTCGCGCGCATTCGAGATGTTGCCATTGTGCGCCAATGCGAGGTTGCCGTCGCGGTAGTGCACTTTGAAGGGCTGAATGTTGGCCCGGTTGTCAGAGGCACCGCTGGTGGAATATCTGTTGTGCCCAATCGCGGAGAGGCCAAGCAGATGGGTGTCAAAGATGGTGGGGTCGTTAAATACGTCAAGGACCAGGCCGTGGTCCTTGTGTACGGGCATAACCCATTTCTTTTTGTGCTCGTCGAAGGTGGACGTAACGATACCGGATCCTTCCTGGCCCCGGTGCTGCAAACCATGGAGACCCAGGTACGTGAGCTTGGCTGCGTTCGACGCGTTAAAAACGCCAAAAATACCGCAATGCTCTTTAATCTGTTTCATGCGACCAGCGATTTGTCGGCTGTAGGTGGATGTATTTGGATAAACACACGACCAATGCGATGGTTTTCGACAGACTCGATCCGCATGGTCATGGCTTCATATTCCACGAGATCCCCTTCCCCTGGAATTTCCCCTTTCAGATGAAATATAAGGCCTCCAAGTGTTTCAAAGTCGTAACTTTCGAAATCCAACTCAATCTTCAAAAGATCGCGGAGGTCATCCAGATTGATTCGGGCATCGAAGCGATGGGAAAACTCATCGATTTGCTCATGCATTTCTGCTTCTGCCTGATCGTATTCGTCGCGGATATCACCGACAATTTCTTCGAGCACATCTTCCATTGTGACGAGGCCGGCAGTGCCACCGTACTCATCGAGCACAATCGCAATGTGCATTTTCATTGCCTGAAACTCTCGCAGGAGATCGTCGAGTGGTTTACTGGCCGGCACAAAAAATGGTTTTCGGACCGTTTCGCGCCAGTTCGGCTCATGCGGGCCACTCGATGACGAAATGTACGGAAGCAGGTCTTTTACATAGACAAAACCCACAATATTGTCGATGTGGTTCTCGTACAGCGGCACGCGCGAATGACCGCTGCTCCGAATCATATAAAGCACGTCATCGAGGCTGGCTGTAATGGGCAATGCGTCCATGTCGAGCCGGCTAATCATGATTTCGCGTACGGTGGTGTCGCCAAAATCCATTATCGAGTGGATAAACTCGCGCTCATCTTCTTCAATTGTGCCCTGGGCTTCGCCAATATCAGCCATGGCTTTGAGGTCATCGCCCGATAAATACTGGATCCTTGGCGAGCCATATCCCATAGCCGCTGCAAACCAGCGGGTAATTGGGCGCGATATCGGGTAGGCAATTCGATGAATGATCATTACCGGCATCGAGACGCGCCGGCCAAACGTCAGAAAACTCCAGGTTGCGATTATACGCGGGATAACTTTGTTGGCAAGCAGTAATACAAGCGTGCAAGCCACAATACATAGCAACAGGCGCCGATTAAGCGAGAGCGCCGTATTGGCTTCGAGGTAGTTGTTGGTGACCAGGTAGAAGAAGAGGGTAAAGGAGACCGTTGCCACTACCAGTAATGCGTTGAGTGTAAGCAAAACCTGGTTTTTTTGGGCAATCAGCTTGCGCAACCGCTTGCTTGCTGTATCTCCTTTTTCTCTCAGTAGATCGCTTGATGAGCTATTGAGAAAAGAGAAGGAGCGTACGCAACTGGCAAGAAACGCCACAAGCAGCCACAGCACAATCGTTGTGCCTATAAATGCTGCCATTGCATCGGTAACTACAAGTGCAACAGATTCAACGTCTAGAAAAGCTACGTTGGGGTATAAAGAAGGATCAGGGTCAGCTTCCACTGCTGGGAGGATGCAACTCCTGGTTAGTTAAGGATAGCTAGAAGTACAGTACTTAAAGTGTGTATATCGACAAGGATGTCGCAGTTGATAAAAACGAAGCCCCGGGGTTAGGGTTTCCCCGGGGCCTTGCTTCTCAATTGCTGTAATTACCCAATGATATTCAGGAGGGTAACAACAAAGACGACCAAAATCAGCAATGGGCAAATATAGCGGACAAAGAACGGCCATACTTTGCTAAACCAGTGGTCATTGATGCCTGGGAATCCACTGCTAATTTCATCAAGGGCGTTGTGTGTTTTCCATACATAACCCAGGAAAATACAGATCATAAATCCGCCGAGGGGCAGGCCAATGTCATTAAAGAGGGTAGCCAGGACACCAATCAGGTTCAGGTTGAACGAGATGATCACAGAGAAAAATGCGATCGCTGAACCAATAATGAGGGCTGATTTCTTTCTGGACCAGTTCAATTCGTCAATCGCGTATGACGTTGGTACTTCAAGGAGTGAAATGGTAGACGTCAGGGCTGCCATTGAAAGGAGGACGAAAAACGTGATGCCAAAGATGGCGCCGACGCTTGAGGCCATCTGATGAAACATGGCTGGTAATACGTTGAATACCAACGTGTCACTGGAAATAAGCGCGCCGGCTTCATTTAAGATTTCAATACCGTTTGCCTGGGCAACATACATTGACGGAATGATGAGCAAGCCTGCGATAAACGCGATGCCCACATCTGCCAGGGTTACATAAGCTGCAACTTCAGGGATATTCTGTTTTTTGCTCAGGTAAGAACCGTAGGTAATCAAAGCCCCCATCCCAAGGGAGAGGGAGAAGAAGGCTTGTCCCATGGCCTGGAAAATGAGTCCGACACTGAGCTTGCTGAAGTCTGGCTGCAGGTATGCTGCAAAACCTGCACCGCTGCCTTCCTGGGTTTCAACGTAAACGATCATCAAGATCAGAATACCAATCAGCAAAGGCATCATGGTTTTTGTGGCGCGCTCAATACCGCCGCTGATGCCGCCGGTTACCACCGAAATGGTAAGCCCCATAAAGAGGACACAGAATAAGGCGGACACCGCACCCCCGCCGAGGCTCCCGCTAAACCAGGCGGACAACTCGGCATTTCCGGTGAAATGGAAGATCTCGGCAAATACAAAACTGAATGCCCAGCCGGCAATCACATTGTAGAATGCCAGAATCATGATGCCGCAAATGAGGCCCCAGAATCCAATAAGGGGGGCAAAACTGCCGCTGCTCAGGGCGCGAAAGGCCCCTACCGGGTTTTTGCTGGTTTTTCGCCCAATAACAAGTTCTGCCGTCATGACGGGGAAGCCGACGAGGAAACAGCAAAGCAGGTAAATAATCAGAAATGCCGCGCCGCCATTTTCAGCAACTTCGCTTGGGAATTTCCAGATGTTGCCCAGTCC is drawn from Bacteroidota bacterium and contains these coding sequences:
- a CDS encoding hemolysin family protein, which produces MEADPDPSLYPNVAFLDVESVALVVTDAMAAFIGTTIVLWLLVAFLASCVRSFSFLNSSSSDLLREKGDTASKRLRKLIAQKNQVLLTLNALLVVATVSFTLFFYLVTNNYLEANTALSLNRRLLLCIVACTLVLLLANKVIPRIIATWSFLTFGRRVSMPVMIIHRIAYPISRPITRWFAAAMGYGSPRIQYLSGDDLKAMADIGEAQGTIEEDEREFIHSIMDFGDTTVREIMISRLDMDALPITASLDDVLYMIRSSGHSRVPLYENHIDNIVGFVYVKDLLPYISSSSGPHEPNWRETVRKPFFVPASKPLDDLLREFQAMKMHIAIVLDEYGGTAGLVTMEDVLEEIVGDIRDEYDQAEAEMHEQIDEFSHRFDARINLDDLRDLLKIELDFESYDFETLGGLIFHLKGEIPGEGDLVEYEAMTMRIESVENHRIGRVFIQIHPPTADKSLVA
- a CDS encoding sodium-dependent transporter, which codes for MAPTSQERGQWSSKLGFVLAAAGSAVGLGNIWKFPSEVAENGGAAFLIIYLLCCFLVGFPVMTAELVIGRKTSKNPVGAFRALSSGSFAPLIGFWGLICGIMILAFYNVIAGWAFSFVFAEIFHFTGNAELSAWFSGSLGGGAVSALFCVLFMGLTISVVTGGISGGIERATKTMMPLLIGILILMIVYVETQEGSGAGFAAYLQPDFSKLSVGLIFQAMGQAFFSLSLGMGALITYGSYLSKKQNIPEVAAYVTLADVGIAFIAGLLIIPSMYVAQANGIEILNEAGALISSDTLVFNVLPAMFHQMASSVGAIFGITFFVLLSMAALTSTISLLEVPTSYAIDELNWSRKKSALIIGSAIAFFSVIISFNLNLIGVLATLFNDIGLPLGGFMICIFLGYVWKTHNALDEISSGFPGINDHWFSKVWPFFVRYICPLLILVVFVVTLLNIIG